One genomic window of Cricetulus griseus strain 17A/GY chromosome 3, alternate assembly CriGri-PICRH-1.0, whole genome shotgun sequence includes the following:
- the LOC113834553 gene encoding MLV-related proviral Env polyprotein-like codes for MFAPAINQLMTAGGPQEGYCASWGCETTGEAYWKPSSSWDFITLKWREIPGYAGKGPWRCGQRACGPCYDSAGGGGFQGATPGGKCNPLILRFTDAGKRTTWDSPKVWGLRLYRAGKDPVTLFSLYRQITPLSQQSVGPNPVIADQRAPTQFQVPEPPTVPKAITPTPGAVIFSPTPDALNIEKTRDPPGTGDRLLQLIQGVYQALNFSDPNKTQECWLCLVSRPPYYEGMAILGNYSNQTSAPTSSGAAMQHKLTISEVSGKGLCIGRIPPSHQELCNQVEPLSQDSRYLVAPYGTYWACSTGLTPCVSTTVLNTTIDFCILIELWPKVTYHQPEYVYSVLGKSTRYKREPISFTVALLLGGITVGGIAAGIGTGTVALQGINHFKLLQQAMHTDIQVLEESVSALEKSLTSLSEVVLQNRRGLDLLFLQEGGLCAALKEECCFYADHTGIVRDSMAKLRERLNQRRQLFESQQGWFEGWFAKSPWLTTLINGFSMDNSVPRYHLASKNNAAHSGYFYTVGEFRADGMEQAISDHTARAYRAEF; via the exons ATGTTTGCCCCGGCCATAAACCAACTCATGACTGCGGGGGGGCCACAGGAAGGGTACTGTGCAAGCTGGGGATGTGAAACCACAGGGGAGGCTTACTGGAAACCCTCTTCCTCTTGGGATTTCATCACTCTCAAATGGAGGGAGATCCCAGGGTACGCAGGGAAAGGACCATGGAGATGTGGGCAAAGAGCCTGCGGACCCTGTTATGATAGTGCCGGAGGGGGAGGTTTTCAAGGCGCCACCCCCGGAGGAAAATGCAACCCTCTCATCCTAAGGTTCACAGATGCTGGAAAAAGGACTACTTGGGATAGTCCTAAAGTCTGGGGACTCCGGCTGTACCGAGCAGGGAAAGATCCGGTGACCTTATTCTCCCTGTACAGACAAATTACTCCCCTAAGCCAACAATCAGTCGGGCCAAACCCAGTAATAGCGGACCAGAGAGCCCCAACCCAATTCCAAGTCCCTGAACCCCCTACCGTTCCTAAAGCTATCACTCCTACCCCAGGTGCTGTcatcttctcccccaccccagacgCCCTAAACATCGAGAAAACCAGAGACCCTCCAGGTACCGGAGATAGATTATTACAATTAATCCAAGGAGTTTACCAAGCCTTAAATTTTTCAGACCCCAACAAGACTCAGGAGTGCTGGTTATGCCTAGTTTCCCGGCCCCCCTATTATGAAGGCATGGCAATACTGGGCAACTACTCCAACCAGACCTCAGCACCTACCAGTTCTGGAGCTGCTATGCAGCACAAGCTCACAATATCTGAGGTCTCAGGAAAGGGGCTATGCATAGGCAGGATTCCTCCCTCACATCAAGAATTATGTAACCAAGTAGAGCCATTATCTCAGGACAGCCGATACCTTGTTGCCCCTTATGGAACTTATTGGGCTTGCAGTACTGGGTTGACTCCCTGTGTCTCTACCACTGTTCTCAATACCACCattgacttttgtatattgatagaACTTTGGCCCAAAGTCACATACCACCAACCTGAATATGTTTACAGCGTACTAGGGAAATCAACCCGATATAAGAGGGAGCCAATATCCTTTACCGTGGCCCTATTATTAGGAGGGATAACAGTGGGGGGCATAGCAGCCGGCATAGGGACCGGAACCGTTGCCCTACAGGGAATTAATCATTTTAAGCTTCTACAACAAGCCATGCACACAGATATCCAGGTCCTAGAAGAGTCAGTCAGTGCACTCGAGAAATCCTTAACATCACTCTCTGAGGTGGTCCTGCAGAACAGACGAGggttagatttattatttttacaggaAGGGGGGCTATGTGCTGCCCTCAAGGAAGAATGCTGCTTTTATGCAGACCATACAGGAATAGTTAGAGACAGCATGGCCAAGCTTAGAGAAAGACTTAACCAGAGACGACAATTATTTGAATCCCAACAGGGATGGTTCGAAGGATGGTTTGCTAAGTCTCCCTGGCTCACTACCCTT ATTAATGGCTTCTCTATGGACAATTCTGTCCCGCGCTAccatctcgccagcaaaaacAACGCGGCACACTCAGGATACTTCtaca CTGTGGGGGAGTTCAGAGCAGATGGCATGGAGCAGGCCATCTCTGATCATACGGCCAGGGCCTACAGAGCAGAGTTCTAG